From Calditerrivibrio sp., the proteins below share one genomic window:
- the ilvD gene encoding dihydroxy-acid dehydratase produces MPKYRSFTSTSGRNMAGARALWRATGVKEEDFNKKPIIAVVNSFTQFVPGHVHLREIGKMMVEEIEKAGGIAKEMNTIAIDDGIAMGHDGMLYSLPSRDLIADSVEYMINAHCADAMVCISNCDKITPGMLMAAMRLNIPAIFVSGGPMEAGKVFLKGKEKKMDLVDAMVAAVSKDYDDEETLQIERSACPTCGSCSGMFTANSMNCLAEALGMALPGNGTLLATHKLRKNLFLTAARRIVELCHQYYEEDDTSILPRSIATFEAFENAMTLDIAMGGSTNTVLHILAIAHEAGVNFTMSDIDRLSRKTPNLCKVAPSTDKYHIEDVHRAGGIFGILAELNRANLIHTHVKTVHSETLGEAIQRWDVLNGDPEVIKFYSAAPGNVPTLEPFSQDKYWNLDLDRKNGCIRNIENAYSKDGGLAVLFGNIAQEGCIVKTAGVDESILKFKGRAKVFESQEDAVNAILSDKITPGEVVVIRYEGPRGGPGMQEMLYPTSYLKSKGLGKVCALITDGRFSGGTSGLSIGHISPEAAEGGNIALIEDGDEIIIDIPERIIHLNVSEEELIRRKNNLISSGGFKPKHRQRTVSTALKAYALLTTSASKGAIRDVSKFYK; encoded by the coding sequence ATGCCAAAATACAGATCATTTACATCCACATCAGGAAGAAATATGGCAGGTGCCAGAGCACTTTGGAGAGCAACAGGTGTAAAAGAAGAAGATTTCAATAAAAAACCTATTATAGCTGTTGTAAATTCGTTTACCCAGTTTGTCCCGGGACATGTCCATCTAAGAGAAATTGGCAAGATGATGGTGGAAGAGATAGAAAAAGCGGGTGGGATAGCAAAAGAGATGAACACAATAGCCATAGATGACGGAATAGCTATGGGGCATGACGGAATGCTGTACTCATTGCCATCCAGAGATCTCATTGCTGATTCTGTGGAATATATGATAAATGCCCACTGTGCGGATGCAATGGTATGTATTTCAAACTGCGATAAAATCACCCCCGGCATGCTTATGGCTGCCATGAGACTTAACATACCTGCCATATTCGTGTCTGGTGGGCCTATGGAAGCTGGAAAAGTCTTTTTAAAAGGGAAGGAAAAAAAGATGGATCTTGTGGATGCTATGGTGGCAGCTGTCAGCAAAGATTATGATGATGAAGAAACATTACAAATAGAAAGATCAGCATGCCCCACCTGTGGGTCCTGTTCAGGCATGTTTACTGCAAACTCTATGAACTGTTTGGCAGAAGCATTAGGTATGGCATTACCCGGCAATGGAACACTTTTGGCTACTCACAAACTAAGAAAAAACCTTTTTTTAACTGCTGCAAGAAGGATAGTTGAGCTCTGCCATCAATACTACGAAGAAGATGATACCTCCATTTTACCAAGATCGATAGCAACTTTTGAAGCTTTTGAAAACGCTATGACATTGGATATTGCTATGGGGGGCTCCACAAATACCGTTTTACATATCTTAGCTATTGCCCATGAGGCCGGTGTTAATTTTACAATGAGTGACATAGATAGACTATCCCGCAAAACTCCAAATCTTTGTAAAGTAGCTCCATCCACAGACAAATATCACATAGAGGATGTCCATAGAGCAGGAGGAATTTTCGGAATTCTCGCAGAATTAAATCGGGCTAACCTCATCCATACACATGTAAAAACTGTCCACTCAGAGACATTAGGCGAAGCAATTCAAAGATGGGATGTACTAAATGGTGACCCAGAGGTAATAAAGTTTTACTCCGCTGCACCTGGTAATGTCCCAACATTGGAACCTTTTTCTCAGGATAAATACTGGAACCTTGACCTTGACAGAAAAAATGGATGTATCAGAAACATAGAAAATGCCTACAGTAAAGATGGTGGACTGGCTGTACTATTTGGCAACATAGCCCAAGAGGGATGTATAGTTAAAACAGCAGGCGTTGACGAATCGATACTAAAATTTAAAGGTAGAGCTAAGGTGTTTGAAAGTCAGGAGGATGCTGTTAACGCCATTCTCTCAGATAAAATTACCCCAGGTGAAGTGGTGGTTATCAGGTATGAAGGCCCAAGAGGTGGACCTGGTATGCAGGAGATGTTATACCCCACAAGCTACCTCAAATCAAAAGGGCTTGGAAAAGTGTGTGCCTTGATAACAGATGGTAGATTCTCTGGAGGGACTTCAGGTTTATCCATAGGACACATCTCCCCAGAAGCCGCAGAAGGTGGTAATATAGCTCTTATTGAGGATGGAGACGAAATAATTATTGATATACCAGAAAGAATAATCCACCTTAATGTTTCTGAAGAAGAACTAATCAGAAGAAAAAATAATCTCATAAGTTCCGGAGGATTTAAACCCAAGCATAGACAGAGAACGGTCTCTACAGCCTTAAAAGCCTACGCATTACTTACCACTTCAGCGTCAAAAGGTGCAATAAGAGATGTTT